The Algoriphagus sp. TR-M9 genome has a window encoding:
- a CDS encoding sodium/sugar symporter, which translates to MLLEPLDLVVFVGYCLLIVGMGIFVSREKKGHVKNSSDYFLASKALPWWAVGASLIASNISAEQFIGMSGSGFALGLAISTYEWMAAVTLLVVAIFFLPVYIKKGIYTMPGFLLDRYDTRVRTTMAIFWLLLYVFVNLTSVLYLGALSLNTIMNVPMTYGIVGLALFAMIYSIYGGLKAVAWTDVIQVVFLIAGGLATTYIALQMVGGGDAWEGLNLLRQKVPGHFSMILSKGEMMIPDGAGGERDAYLDLPGISVLVGGMWITNLSYWGFNQYITQRALAAKSLDEAQKGMIFAGFLKLLMPLIVVIPGIAAWVIVKDGIDVGFIESMKDPVTGLVKSDRAYPTLLQLLPVGLKGLAFAALTAAIVSSLASMANSTSTIFTMDIYNKYIGKAESEAKQVRVGRITAAVAFVVAAIVAPALGQLDQAFQFIQEYTGFISPGVFAIFFFGVFWKKTTSNAALTAAASSIPLSIVLKVVFPALPFIDRMGVVFLVLAALMIIISLVEGKGKDHPNSIEISSDLFKTSTAFKIGALLILGITAALYIVFW; encoded by the coding sequence ATGCTTCTTGAACCTTTAGATTTAGTCGTTTTTGTCGGCTATTGTTTACTCATCGTAGGGATGGGTATTTTTGTATCACGTGAAAAGAAAGGTCACGTCAAAAATTCCTCAGATTATTTCTTGGCTTCCAAAGCACTCCCTTGGTGGGCAGTGGGAGCTTCCTTAATTGCTTCAAATATTTCTGCCGAACAGTTTATCGGCATGTCAGGATCTGGTTTTGCACTGGGTTTGGCGATCTCCACCTATGAATGGATGGCGGCTGTTACCCTTTTGGTGGTAGCGATCTTTTTCCTTCCTGTTTATATCAAAAAGGGCATCTATACCATGCCGGGCTTCTTGCTGGACAGGTACGATACCAGAGTGCGAACCACCATGGCCATTTTTTGGCTTTTGCTTTATGTTTTTGTCAATCTGACTTCCGTACTTTATTTGGGAGCATTGAGCTTGAATACCATCATGAATGTCCCTATGACCTATGGTATAGTAGGCTTGGCGCTCTTTGCTATGATCTATTCCATTTATGGGGGACTGAAAGCTGTAGCCTGGACGGATGTGATCCAGGTGGTCTTCCTGATCGCCGGTGGATTGGCCACTACTTACATTGCGCTGCAAATGGTGGGTGGAGGTGATGCCTGGGAAGGGTTGAACTTGCTTCGCCAAAAAGTTCCAGGACATTTCTCTATGATTCTGAGTAAGGGAGAAATGATGATTCCTGATGGTGCGGGAGGAGAGCGTGATGCTTACCTTGACCTGCCGGGGATTTCTGTGCTGGTGGGCGGTATGTGGATTACCAACCTGAGTTATTGGGGATTCAACCAATACATCACCCAGCGTGCTTTGGCGGCAAAGAGCCTAGATGAAGCGCAAAAAGGGATGATTTTCGCAGGTTTTTTGAAATTGTTGATGCCGCTTATCGTGGTGATTCCTGGGATCGCAGCCTGGGTGATAGTGAAGGATGGAATTGATGTGGGCTTCATTGAGTCTATGAAAGACCCGGTGACTGGCTTAGTAAAATCCGATAGGGCATATCCTACCTTGCTGCAGTTATTACCGGTAGGTCTGAAAGGACTTGCATTTGCTGCACTTACTGCTGCCATCGTATCTTCTTTGGCCTCCATGGCCAACAGTACCTCTACCATCTTCACGATGGATATTTATAATAAATACATAGGAAAAGCAGAGTCTGAGGCCAAGCAGGTAAGAGTAGGTAGAATCACTGCAGCGGTGGCATTTGTAGTAGCCGCTATAGTAGCTCCGGCTTTGGGACAGCTTGATCAGGCATTCCAGTTTATTCAGGAATATACTGGATTTATCTCTCCGGGTGTATTTGCGATTTTCTTCTTTGGAGTATTCTGGAAAAAAACCACATCCAACGCTGCGCTGACTGCTGCTGCTTCCAGTATTCCTCTTTCTATAGTGCTGAAGGTGGTTTTTCCGGCATTGCCATTTATAGACCGAATGGGAGTGGTATTCCTAGTGCTGGCGGCTTTAATGATTATCATCAGCTTAGTAGAAGGCAAAGGAAAAGATCATCCAAACAGCATAGAAATCAGCTCAGACCTATTTAAAACAAGTACGGCATTCAAAATTGGCGCATTGCTGATTTTGGGAATCACTGCTGCACTTTATATCGTATTCTGGTAA
- a CDS encoding hybrid sensor histidine kinase/response regulator transcription factor: MRARLLGILIGIWMCWAGGLVAQDLSSQLVFRNLDESLGLANANVLSIVRDADGMMWYGTAYGLYRYDGTRMKAFFNNDDSTSLSNNSISRLFLGPENMLWVKNMNGLYDIYNPVTEKFSRGKALFSNTYHLASDSVGMLMEDRQNRFWFTHPELGLSIYNPETRKTEYVRKNASKGSITSDRIASVAEAPDGLIWVVSRTGFIDLLDPNRLIVTKTLRLPSEEIPALANFEILIDSQGDAWIYDPDRDLGVFRVDGFSHQIEINQENRGNFKLNNNLVKTVVEAKPGQIWLGTDHGGINVLDKESGEVSYLWSEKLGNNNLVHNVIYSLFKDDEGIIWVGTHKKGVAYYHQGLVRFSHVQKNFANPNSLPYNDINAFVEDEAGNLYIGTNGGGLIYFDRKKNTYQQYKHRPDQANSLPGDVIVDLMMDHEGILWIGTYLTGLASFDGTNFKRYSYNQSDSTGIPDPSIWRLFEDSTGKIWIGTLRSGIAILDADRETFSNHPAGAAPFYINNQYITGFAEDLAGNVWVSGGSGVNVVDFDQKTGLFFSETSENGLLDGNITDLFTDDEGVLWLTTLTGLHYFDSSDSTFYQYGEEEGLPSDYLVDMLEDSKGNLWVSSQSGLSYADLDRSKKPFEISFQNFDQKDGLQASLFNKNAALKTSLGEFVFGGPNGFNIFKSENFAFESNNPPVVFTDFQLFNEEVQVGDVFDKRVLLSKSLEYTQELVLKHDENIFSVWFSALNFLYPEKNKYRYKLLGFNEDWIYLNDDLAKVTFTNLDPGNYTLVVQPGTVLDGWSTYEYYLDIRILAPFWKTPIAYFLYFLAIVGVIWYFRNQLIRRQQEKFDREQAIQEANRVQELDKLKTKFFTNLSHEFRTPLSLILTPTEHLISDSPNSPLLGQYQIIQRNARRLLKLINQLLDVKNVERGGLSFHPSEGDVVEFVKECVADFQELSENKHIHLNFETNINSQQAIFDSDKLEKIIFNLLSNAFKFTPEGGVINVSVDLNQEDGDKGSFTLAVADTGVGIKEEDQEKIFERFYTTEGHGQHLNQGSGIGLSLVKDFVQVMKGELYVESRPGEGAVFTVTIPLSLILPENWDEIAVEEEQMNDQKEVLLIAEDHAEFRNYLKDCLSDTYHILTAADGKQAWELAQQHIPDLIVTDLMMPQMDGNELCQQVKKEITTSHIPVILLTAKKSEENMLQGLDSGANLYLTKPFNLDVLQLSIKNLLRERNVTQEQNRNKIQINASEVKIDSLDDQLIQNAVSIVENHLEDSQLSVEFLSKELGMSRVQLYKKLQSLTGKSPIEFIRLIRMKRAAQLLSKSQLNISEIAYMVGYNNAKYFAKHFKAEFGTLPSEYAAQQQEISS, translated from the coding sequence ATGAGAGCAAGGTTGCTAGGTATTTTGATAGGGATTTGGATGTGCTGGGCCGGTGGATTGGTCGCCCAGGATCTGTCTTCTCAATTGGTGTTCAGGAATCTTGATGAAAGTCTGGGGCTGGCCAATGCCAATGTACTGAGCATAGTGCGGGATGCAGATGGAATGATGTGGTACGGAACGGCCTATGGCTTATATCGCTACGATGGCACCAGAATGAAGGCCTTTTTTAATAACGATGACTCTACCTCCTTGTCCAACAATAGCATTTCCAGACTTTTTTTGGGACCGGAGAATATGCTCTGGGTCAAAAACATGAATGGCCTGTATGATATCTATAATCCGGTCACAGAGAAATTCAGTAGAGGTAAAGCGCTTTTTTCGAACACCTACCATTTAGCCTCTGATTCTGTAGGCATGCTGATGGAGGATAGGCAAAATAGGTTTTGGTTTACACACCCGGAGCTGGGATTGAGTATTTACAATCCCGAAACCCGCAAAACCGAATATGTAAGAAAGAATGCTTCCAAGGGCAGCATTACTTCGGATCGCATTGCCTCTGTGGCTGAAGCGCCGGATGGGTTGATTTGGGTGGTTTCCCGCACCGGATTTATAGACCTCTTGGATCCAAATAGACTGATAGTGACGAAGACACTTCGCTTACCCAGTGAGGAGATTCCGGCGCTTGCAAATTTTGAAATACTTATAGACTCCCAAGGAGACGCCTGGATCTATGATCCTGATCGGGATCTGGGGGTTTTTCGGGTGGACGGCTTTTCTCATCAGATAGAAATCAACCAGGAAAACAGGGGGAATTTCAAGCTGAATAACAATTTGGTGAAAACCGTGGTGGAAGCTAAGCCAGGTCAAATCTGGCTGGGAACAGATCATGGAGGCATCAATGTGCTGGACAAGGAATCCGGGGAGGTATCCTATCTATGGAGTGAGAAACTGGGCAATAATAATTTGGTTCATAATGTGATCTACTCCCTGTTCAAAGATGATGAAGGCATTATTTGGGTGGGGACCCATAAAAAAGGTGTAGCCTACTATCATCAAGGATTAGTGCGGTTTTCGCATGTGCAAAAGAACTTTGCCAATCCGAATTCTTTGCCCTACAATGATATCAATGCTTTTGTAGAGGATGAGGCAGGAAACCTATACATAGGAACGAACGGGGGAGGATTGATTTATTTTGACCGAAAGAAAAATACCTATCAGCAGTACAAGCATCGGCCAGATCAGGCCAACAGTCTGCCTGGTGATGTGATTGTGGATTTGATGATGGATCATGAGGGGATTCTATGGATAGGGACATACCTCACAGGCTTGGCGAGTTTTGATGGTACTAATTTCAAACGGTACAGTTACAATCAGTCAGATTCCACTGGTATTCCCGATCCCAGTATTTGGAGGCTTTTTGAGGATAGCACTGGTAAAATATGGATAGGCACCTTGAGGTCCGGTATAGCTATTTTGGATGCTGATCGAGAGACATTCTCAAACCATCCTGCCGGGGCTGCTCCTTTTTATATTAACAACCAATACATCACAGGATTTGCGGAAGATCTAGCTGGTAATGTCTGGGTATCTGGGGGTTCGGGTGTGAATGTGGTGGATTTTGATCAGAAGACTGGACTCTTTTTCTCCGAAACCAGTGAAAACGGTTTGCTGGACGGGAATATCACCGATTTATTTACCGATGATGAAGGAGTGCTTTGGCTTACTACGCTCACTGGATTGCACTACTTTGACTCCAGTGACAGTACTTTTTATCAATATGGAGAAGAGGAGGGCCTTCCAAGCGATTATTTGGTGGATATGCTGGAAGACTCCAAAGGAAACTTGTGGGTGAGTTCCCAGAGTGGGCTCAGCTATGCAGACCTGGACCGGTCGAAAAAGCCATTTGAGATTTCTTTTCAAAATTTTGACCAAAAAGACGGTTTGCAGGCTTCTTTGTTCAACAAGAATGCTGCACTTAAGACCAGTTTGGGAGAATTTGTTTTTGGCGGGCCAAATGGCTTTAACATTTTCAAATCGGAAAACTTTGCTTTCGAAAGCAATAATCCTCCGGTAGTGTTTACGGATTTCCAGCTCTTCAATGAGGAAGTCCAGGTGGGTGATGTATTTGACAAGAGGGTGCTCCTGAGCAAATCCCTGGAATACACGCAGGAGCTGGTACTGAAGCACGATGAGAATATATTTTCCGTTTGGTTTTCAGCCTTGAATTTCCTTTACCCAGAGAAAAACAAATACAGGTATAAATTACTAGGATTCAATGAAGACTGGATTTACCTGAATGATGACTTGGCAAAGGTGACCTTTACCAACCTGGATCCGGGTAACTATACCTTGGTGGTGCAGCCGGGGACGGTATTGGATGGGTGGAGTACCTATGAATATTACTTGGATATCCGGATTTTGGCTCCATTCTGGAAGACTCCCATTGCTTATTTCCTGTATTTCCTGGCAATCGTAGGAGTGATTTGGTATTTCAGAAATCAACTGATACGAAGACAACAGGAGAAGTTTGATCGGGAGCAGGCTATTCAGGAGGCAAATCGGGTTCAGGAGTTGGACAAGTTGAAGACTAAGTTTTTTACCAATCTCAGTCATGAATTCAGAACCCCGCTTTCTTTGATTTTGACACCTACCGAGCATCTGATTTCAGATTCTCCAAATTCCCCCTTGCTGGGGCAGTACCAAATCATCCAGCGGAATGCACGCAGGCTGCTGAAATTAATCAATCAGTTACTGGATGTGAAGAATGTGGAGCGGGGAGGCTTGTCCTTTCATCCCTCAGAAGGAGATGTAGTGGAGTTTGTCAAGGAATGTGTAGCGGATTTTCAGGAACTGTCTGAAAACAAGCATATTCATTTGAATTTTGAAACCAATATCAATAGCCAGCAGGCCATTTTTGATTCGGATAAACTGGAGAAAATCATTTTCAACTTGCTGTCCAATGCTTTCAAATTCACTCCAGAAGGCGGAGTGATCAATGTTTCGGTGGATCTGAATCAGGAAGATGGGGACAAAGGAAGCTTTACCTTAGCCGTAGCTGATACTGGCGTAGGGATAAAAGAGGAGGATCAGGAGAAAATTTTCGAGCGATTCTACACCACTGAGGGACATGGACAACACCTGAATCAGGGAAGCGGAATCGGGCTGTCACTGGTGAAGGATTTTGTACAGGTCATGAAAGGAGAATTGTACGTAGAAAGCAGGCCTGGTGAGGGCGCAGTATTTACCGTGACTATCCCCTTAAGTTTGATTTTGCCGGAAAACTGGGATGAAATAGCAGTTGAGGAAGAACAGATGAATGATCAAAAAGAGGTGCTTTTGATCGCAGAGGATCATGCGGAATTTAGAAATTACCTGAAAGATTGCCTTTCCGATACCTATCATATTCTCACTGCTGCAGATGGTAAGCAGGCTTGGGAACTGGCTCAACAGCACATCCCAGATCTGATAGTCACGGATCTCATGATGCCGCAAATGGATGGAAATGAACTTTGCCAGCAAGTCAAAAAAGAGATCACTACTTCCCATATTCCGGTGATATTGCTTACCGCAAAAAAATCTGAGGAGAACATGCTGCAAGGCCTGGACAGCGGGGCAAATCTGTATTTGACCAAGCCGTTCAACCTGGATGTGCTGCAACTGAGCATTAAAAACCTGCTACGTGAGCGAAATGTCACCCAAGAGCAAAACCGAAACAAGATCCAAATCAATGCATCCGAGGTGAAAATAGATTCCCTGGATGACCAACTGATTCAAAACGCCGTCAGCATAGTAGAAAACCACCTGGAAGATTCCCAACTATCTGTGGAGTTTTTGAGCAAGGAGCTGGGAATGAGTAGGGTACAACTTTACAAAAAACTACAGTCCTTGACCGGCAAAAGCCCTATAGAATTCATTCGCCTGATCAGAATGAAACGAGCTGCTCAGCTGCTGAGTAAGAGTCAATTGAATATTTCGGAGATTGCCTACATGGTAGGGTATAATAATGCTAAATATTTTGCGAAGCATTTTAAAGCTGAATTTGGAACCCTGCCTTCGGAATATGCTGCCCAGCAACAGGAGATTTCCTCTTAA
- a CDS encoding xylulokinase gives MRTLLLGIDIGSSSVKTSLLDADTGKSIMSKSFPEEEMIIESPQSGWAEQDPENWWKYVKQATKYVLQQAQVKSGEVKGIGIAYQMHGLVLVDKDQNVLRPSIIWCDSRAVPIGEKAFRELGEEYCLKNLLNSPGNFTASKLRWVIENEPELAAKIHKMMLPGDFIAMKLSGEILTSETGLSEGIFWDFQANGLSDQVLDNYKISKSWIPEVVPSYSIQGKVSESASQETGLDAGVPISYRAGDQPNNAFSLQVLKPGELATTAGTSGTVYGVADKPLYDPLSRVNTFVHVNHSEQNPSYGVLLCVNGTGILNSWLKKLLGAGHIDYDEMNTLGSAAPIGSDGLSFIPFGNGVERIMKNKAVGAHLLGLDLLKHDKRHMIRAAQEGIVSALTYGFRIMQEMGLDLKTVKAGKANMFLSPVFRKTFVHMNKVVLELYDTDGAQGAARGAGIGAGVFANESEAFAGLELLETIEPNENFYEQYEEVYNLWKERLEAIQKIEL, from the coding sequence ATGAGAACCCTATTGTTAGGGATTGACATTGGAAGCTCCTCTGTCAAGACCTCCCTTTTAGATGCCGATACCGGCAAATCCATTATGTCCAAATCTTTTCCTGAAGAGGAAATGATTATAGAATCCCCGCAGTCTGGATGGGCAGAGCAAGACCCTGAAAACTGGTGGAAGTATGTAAAACAAGCCACTAAGTATGTGCTTCAACAAGCTCAGGTAAAATCCGGAGAAGTAAAAGGAATAGGTATAGCCTATCAGATGCATGGCTTGGTGCTGGTGGACAAAGACCAAAATGTACTCAGACCATCCATTATCTGGTGTGATAGCCGGGCTGTTCCTATTGGAGAAAAGGCATTCCGGGAACTGGGAGAAGAGTACTGCCTGAAAAATTTACTAAACTCTCCGGGCAACTTCACTGCATCCAAACTTCGCTGGGTGATCGAAAATGAACCTGAACTGGCTGCCAAAATCCATAAGATGATGCTTCCCGGAGATTTTATTGCCATGAAGCTTTCAGGAGAAATATTGACTTCTGAAACTGGACTTTCTGAGGGTATATTCTGGGATTTTCAGGCAAATGGTCTTAGCGATCAGGTTTTGGATAATTACAAAATTTCAAAATCCTGGATTCCTGAAGTAGTGCCTTCCTATTCCATTCAGGGCAAAGTCTCTGAGTCAGCTTCCCAAGAAACAGGTCTGGATGCAGGTGTCCCTATCTCATACCGTGCCGGTGATCAGCCGAATAATGCCTTTTCCCTTCAGGTCTTAAAGCCAGGAGAATTGGCTACTACGGCGGGGACTTCTGGTACAGTATATGGAGTTGCGGACAAGCCACTTTATGATCCTTTGTCCAGAGTCAATACCTTTGTGCATGTAAACCACTCGGAGCAGAATCCTTCTTATGGGGTTTTACTTTGTGTAAACGGGACAGGAATTCTGAACAGTTGGTTGAAGAAATTGCTGGGAGCGGGGCACATCGATTACGATGAAATGAACACCTTGGGTAGTGCCGCGCCTATTGGATCTGATGGACTGAGCTTTATTCCATTTGGAAATGGAGTGGAGCGCATCATGAAAAACAAAGCTGTGGGTGCCCACTTGCTTGGCCTGGATCTGTTGAAGCATGACAAGAGGCACATGATCAGAGCAGCACAGGAAGGGATTGTATCTGCTTTGACCTATGGATTCCGCATCATGCAGGAGATGGGCTTGGACCTGAAAACCGTAAAAGCAGGCAAGGCCAATATGTTCTTAAGTCCGGTTTTTCGTAAGACCTTTGTGCATATGAATAAGGTAGTGCTGGAGCTGTATGATACAGATGGAGCGCAGGGCGCAGCTAGAGGAGCTGGAATAGGAGCGGGTGTTTTTGCCAATGAATCCGAAGCATTTGCAGGCTTGGAGTTATTGGAAACTATAGAACCTAATGAAAACTTCTACGAGCAATATGAAGAAGTATATAATCTCTGGAAAGAGCGATTAGAAGCAATCCAGAAAATCGAACTATAA
- a CDS encoding aminotransferase class IV: MIENETFLIKQGKSQLWSSPNSDFLFNRAGNFGDGLFETMIAVDGKIRFFDKHLQRLSEGMALLGLDSCCIDPDELSQLIASKSLGQVLRLRWNVFRAGAGKYTPESSTLIQQLIISAHQSGPAVKNKVAIAKTMCLYPTVWSACKTLNAMPYVLANKERRERGLDEIILMDYRGFVSEAGSSNIFWRKEDEFFTPALACSCINGVSRRVIFEAFLKKKIILHEGEFTLDELLLADQVFVTNCTGISYLSELDEKKFEISPIAELEELFQIF; the protein is encoded by the coding sequence ATGATCGAAAATGAAACATTTCTGATAAAACAGGGTAAAAGTCAGCTTTGGAGTTCGCCTAATTCTGATTTCTTATTCAATAGAGCAGGTAATTTTGGGGATGGACTTTTCGAAACTATGATTGCTGTAGATGGAAAGATCCGCTTTTTTGACAAGCACCTGCAACGTCTGTCTGAAGGCATGGCTTTACTCGGACTGGATTCATGCTGTATTGACCCGGATGAGCTTTCCCAACTCATCGCAAGTAAATCTTTGGGTCAAGTGCTTCGCCTTAGATGGAATGTGTTCCGGGCCGGTGCAGGCAAATACACTCCGGAGAGTAGTACCCTTATTCAGCAACTCATTATATCTGCCCACCAGTCTGGCCCTGCAGTGAAAAACAAAGTGGCCATAGCCAAGACCATGTGCCTGTACCCCACAGTTTGGTCAGCATGCAAAACACTCAACGCCATGCCATATGTACTAGCCAATAAAGAACGCAGGGAAAGAGGGCTGGATGAAATTATTTTAATGGATTACCGTGGCTTTGTAAGTGAAGCAGGGTCATCCAATATTTTCTGGAGAAAAGAGGATGAGTTTTTTACCCCGGCTTTGGCTTGCTCCTGTATCAACGGGGTGAGTAGAAGGGTGATTTTTGAAGCCTTTTTGAAGAAAAAAATAATCCTGCATGAAGGTGAATTTACCTTGGATGAATTGCTACTGGCAGATCAGGTATTTGTGACTAATTGTACGGGAATCAGTTACTTGTCTGAGCTGGATGAAAAGAAATTTGAAATCAGCCCCATAGCAGAACTGGAGGAGCTTTTTCAGATTTTTTGA
- the xylA gene encoding xylose isomerase, translating to MSKTYFSSIGKIPFEGKESDNPMAFRYYDENKVIAGKTLKEHFKFAIAYWHSFCGTGNDPFGPGTIVHPWDAAADPVQRAKDKMDAAFEFITKIGAPYYCFHDVDLIDEGPTVAEYEKRMQIITEYAKQKQAETGVKLLWGTANVFSNPRYMNGASTNPDFNVLAYAGTQVKNAIDATIALGGENYVFWGGREGYMSLLNTDMKRETEHLAQFLTVARDYARKNGFKGNFLIEPKPMEPTKHQYDYDAATVVGFLRQHGLDKDFKLNIEVNHATLAGHTFQHELQVCADAGMLGSIDANRGDYQNGWDTDQFALNLQELTEAMLVLLTSDGIQGGGVNFDAKIRRNSTDMDDLFHAHIGSMDAFARGMLIANDILEKSDYLERRKNRYASFDSGKGKDFESGNMTLEELRNYAAEAGEPAMTSGKQEYFENLLNRFI from the coding sequence ATGTCAAAGACTTATTTCTCATCTATTGGAAAGATCCCTTTCGAAGGAAAAGAAAGTGATAACCCTATGGCTTTTAGGTATTACGACGAAAACAAAGTGATCGCCGGTAAAACCCTGAAAGAGCATTTCAAATTTGCAATTGCTTACTGGCATTCCTTCTGTGGAACCGGTAATGACCCATTCGGACCTGGAACTATAGTACACCCTTGGGATGCTGCTGCTGATCCTGTTCAGAGAGCAAAGGACAAGATGGATGCAGCTTTTGAATTCATCACCAAAATCGGAGCTCCTTATTATTGTTTCCACGATGTGGATTTAATCGATGAAGGACCTACCGTAGCGGAATATGAGAAAAGAATGCAAATCATCACCGAATACGCTAAGCAGAAGCAAGCGGAAACCGGAGTGAAGTTGCTTTGGGGTACTGCCAATGTATTCTCTAATCCGAGATACATGAACGGTGCATCTACTAACCCGGACTTCAATGTACTGGCTTATGCAGGTACACAAGTGAAGAATGCAATTGATGCTACCATTGCTTTAGGTGGTGAGAATTACGTGTTCTGGGGTGGACGTGAAGGCTACATGTCCTTGTTAAATACAGACATGAAGCGTGAAACTGAGCATCTCGCGCAATTCCTGACAGTGGCGCGTGATTATGCCAGAAAGAACGGGTTCAAGGGTAATTTCCTGATTGAGCCTAAGCCTATGGAGCCTACCAAGCACCAGTATGATTACGATGCTGCTACTGTGGTTGGATTCCTTAGACAGCATGGCCTGGACAAGGATTTCAAATTGAATATTGAAGTAAACCACGCTACTTTGGCCGGACATACTTTCCAGCATGAACTGCAGGTTTGTGCAGATGCGGGAATGCTGGGTAGCATTGATGCGAATAGAGGGGATTACCAAAACGGTTGGGATACCGATCAGTTTGCTTTGAACTTACAGGAATTGACAGAAGCTATGCTAGTGCTATTGACTTCTGACGGAATCCAAGGCGGAGGAGTGAATTTCGATGCTAAAATCCGTAGAAACTCCACAGATATGGATGATCTTTTCCATGCTCATATCGGAAGTATGGATGCATTTGCCAGAGGCATGCTGATTGCCAATGATATCTTGGAAAAATCTGATTACCTGGAAAGAAGAAAGAACCGTTATGCCAGCTTTGATTCAGGCAAGGGCAAGGATTTCGAATCCGGTAACATGACTTTGGAAGAGCTAAGAAACTATGCTGCTGAAGCAGGCGAGCCTGCAATGACTTCAGGTAAGCAAGAATACTTCGAGAATCTTTTAAACAGATTCATCTAA
- a CDS encoding glycoside hydrolase family 5 protein, whose amino-acid sequence MKKLLLVLCVAICSCSEAAGPDPTPAPQPEPELALKNEFHGQLKVSSGQLTDLDGEAVMLRGVSFGWHNWWPRFYTSSTVNWLKSDWNVNLVRAAMGVDPDGAYLDNPDFAKQKVKAVVDAAIEADIYVIIDWHSHDLYQEEAKEFFAEMAQTYGDHPHVIYELFNEPDDESWAEVKAYSEEIIAEIRKYDPDNLILVGSPTWSQDIHLVAEDPILNQENLMYVLHFYAGTHKDYLRERAEAAHQSGLPLFVSECAGMEASGDGPIDEASWASWLSWMESRKISWAAWSIADKDETCSMLLPTASSTGEWADSDLKPWAKIVKSALK is encoded by the coding sequence ATGAAGAAATTACTTTTAGTACTCTGCGTGGCGATTTGCTCATGCTCTGAAGCGGCAGGTCCGGATCCTACTCCAGCTCCTCAACCTGAACCTGAATTAGCACTTAAAAATGAATTTCACGGGCAGCTGAAGGTCAGTTCCGGACAGCTGACCGACCTTGATGGCGAGGCGGTGATGCTTCGCGGAGTGAGCTTTGGCTGGCATAACTGGTGGCCTAGGTTTTACACTTCCTCCACTGTGAACTGGTTGAAATCTGATTGGAATGTCAATCTGGTAAGAGCGGCCATGGGAGTAGATCCAGATGGTGCTTATCTGGATAATCCTGACTTTGCTAAGCAAAAGGTGAAAGCTGTGGTAGACGCTGCAATTGAAGCGGATATTTATGTTATCATCGATTGGCATAGTCATGACCTGTATCAAGAGGAGGCCAAAGAATTCTTTGCAGAAATGGCACAGACTTATGGTGATCATCCCCATGTTATTTATGAGTTGTTCAATGAACCGGATGATGAATCCTGGGCCGAGGTCAAAGCCTACTCCGAAGAGATTATAGCTGAGATCAGAAAGTACGATCCGGATAATTTGATTTTAGTAGGCAGTCCTACTTGGAGCCAGGATATACACTTGGTGGCTGAGGATCCCATTTTGAATCAGGAGAATTTGATGTATGTGTTGCATTTCTATGCAGGTACGCATAAGGATTATTTGCGGGAGCGGGCAGAGGCTGCTCACCAGAGTGGGCTACCACTCTTTGTATCTGAATGTGCCGGTATGGAAGCCAGCGGTGACGGTCCTATAGATGAGGCCTCTTGGGCGTCTTGGCTGAGCTGGATGGAAAGTCGAAAAATTTCCTGGGCAGCTTGGTCTATTGCGGATAAGGACGAGACCTGTTCCATGCTTTTACCTACTGCTTCTTCTACTGGGGAATGGGCAGATTCAGACTTGAAACCTTGGGCCAAAATCGTCAAATCAGCACTGAAGTGA